The genomic window GTCACGTCCCGGAACGGTCCTGCGTGGCCTGCCGCCGCAAGCGTCCGCAGGGCGAACTCGTGCGGATCACGCGGACGGCGGAGGGCTGGCGGGTGCTGGCGGGCAAGCGGACGGGCCGGGGCGCGTACGTGTGCGCCGACTCGCCCGAGTGCTGGGCGGAAAAACGCCTGCGCCGCGCCTTCCGGGCGGACGCCCCGGCGGTGA from Deinococcus sp. YIM 134068 includes these protein-coding regions:
- a CDS encoding YlxR family protein, with translation MSAAPAPAPRVRHVPERSCVACRRKRPQGELVRITRTAEGWRVLAGKRTGRGAYVCADSPECWAEKRLRRAFRADAPAVSAALLARPSTAQPNLIHPDPTHTATDQPMTP